A genomic window from Bacillus mesophilus includes:
- a CDS encoding ATP-binding protein codes for MKIKEYFSRSLSRQIVLIVGVFILLFFVSSLIVSMYEQYITNRYDEISRESEAKEKVAQDLDYAFNDLFFETRGHIAYGSVTDRFKENAELQKPILIGALNRLEQLKDNDVDEEFYQEAVQFHQYFVKEVYPKIIEDVDAGKNNEVIDEAVSDYSYKVAEMKNKLKAYRLQMDENVQKNFQELSNKLNQIQYIYLAFLLVMLFLLGWMLRAMISRIGEPLREFANTADLISKGEETSFNFQSNRKDELGTLSRAFGKMISSIQNNEQELVAQNEEMFAQQEELQAQQSELENALELLRKNEQDLIVRNKFVNGLSYSLKKEEVLNSIVENMCYVLKADTGLIGLIHTDDFAFFGMSSERARKILSTMMDGHARRAIDTKKPYIIKREATDPEKDFHSVSLYCSDLYVPVLDAASNVEGILMFTRLGSMFDDDQRFESEALAKQISVSLERIKLYEESEQDRILTQDMMDTIHEGIQLVDTNGKIIQVNSNLCDLVECNHSRDLEGVELRDWVKRFAERAIDDDGLVSFFNDVISGNHEETTYRYMTKSPNQRVIQVYFEPLTRGKVKFGTVFVHRDITKEFEVDTMKSEFVSTVSHELRTPLASVLGFTELMLHKELKPERQQKYLSTIYHEAKRLTFLINDFLDVQKMESGSQVYDKKVEDLMQIINTVVDTQKVNLTNHKITVVKKTDRTSVICDKDKISQVFMNLINNAIKYSPDGGDISITVYEEEGTIKLAIKDQGLGIPEDAIPKLFTKFYRVDNSDRRRIGGTGLGLSIVKEIIKAHDGDIAVHSELKKGSTFIVTFALAEQKYENVLEASTQSQSVREGRNVLIVEDDSSLSNLLETELKDSGFNVTHVPSVKSAIEILKEFEPEVVVLDIMLEDEDMDGWELLKYMKNKEEFKKIPIFISSALEEKKRGIELGAIDYLVKPYPPSRLSKIIMQTLLNQGQQGQIMIPEEE; via the coding sequence GTGAAAATTAAGGAATACTTCTCACGTAGTTTATCAAGGCAAATTGTCTTAATTGTAGGAGTTTTTATCCTTCTATTTTTTGTTAGTTCACTAATTGTTTCAATGTATGAACAATACATAACAAATCGTTATGATGAAATTAGTCGTGAGAGTGAAGCAAAGGAGAAGGTTGCCCAAGATTTAGATTATGCTTTTAATGATCTGTTTTTTGAAACGAGAGGTCATATTGCATATGGGTCAGTTACAGATCGATTTAAAGAAAATGCAGAATTACAAAAACCCATTCTCATTGGGGCACTTAATAGACTTGAACAGTTGAAAGATAATGATGTGGATGAGGAATTTTATCAAGAAGCAGTACAATTTCACCAGTATTTCGTAAAAGAGGTTTATCCTAAAATCATAGAGGACGTTGATGCTGGTAAAAACAATGAGGTAATCGATGAAGCTGTAAGTGATTATTCCTATAAGGTCGCAGAAATGAAGAATAAGCTTAAGGCATATAGACTTCAAATGGATGAAAATGTACAAAAGAACTTTCAAGAATTATCTAATAAACTAAACCAAATTCAATATATTTACCTTGCCTTTTTATTGGTCATGCTATTCTTATTAGGCTGGATGTTAAGAGCCATGATTTCTAGAATAGGAGAACCGTTACGTGAATTTGCAAACACTGCAGATTTAATATCTAAAGGTGAGGAAACTAGTTTCAACTTTCAGAGTAATCGTAAGGATGAGTTAGGTACTTTAAGTAGAGCATTTGGAAAGATGATCTCTAGTATTCAAAATAATGAACAAGAGCTTGTAGCACAAAATGAAGAAATGTTTGCTCAACAGGAAGAGTTACAGGCACAGCAGTCAGAGTTAGAAAATGCATTGGAACTACTTCGGAAAAATGAACAAGATCTTATTGTTAGAAATAAATTTGTTAATGGTCTATCGTATTCTCTGAAAAAAGAAGAGGTATTAAATAGTATTGTTGAAAATATGTGTTATGTATTGAAGGCGGATACGGGATTAATTGGACTTATTCATACTGATGACTTTGCATTCTTTGGTATGTCTTCAGAGCGTGCAAGGAAAATATTATCAACCATGATGGATGGTCATGCTAGACGCGCGATTGATACGAAGAAGCCTTATATTATAAAAAGAGAAGCAACAGATCCAGAAAAGGACTTTCATAGTGTGAGCCTATATTGCTCAGATTTATATGTTCCGGTTCTAGATGCAGCGTCAAACGTAGAAGGAATATTGATGTTTACTAGACTTGGTTCTATGTTTGATGATGATCAAAGGTTTGAATCTGAGGCACTGGCAAAACAAATATCCGTTTCTTTAGAACGAATCAAGCTTTATGAAGAATCTGAACAGGACAGAATATTAACTCAGGATATGATGGACACCATTCATGAAGGGATACAGTTGGTTGATACAAATGGTAAAATCATTCAGGTTAATTCGAACCTTTGTGATTTGGTTGAATGTAACCACTCTCGTGACCTTGAGGGAGTTGAGTTAAGAGATTGGGTAAAGAGGTTTGCTGAAAGGGCAATAGATGATGACGGACTAGTAAGCTTTTTCAATGATGTGATAAGCGGTAATCATGAAGAGACAACGTATCGATATATGACTAAATCTCCAAACCAGAGAGTTATTCAGGTTTATTTTGAACCTCTTACAAGAGGAAAGGTCAAGTTTGGCACTGTATTTGTTCACCGAGATATTACGAAGGAATTTGAAGTTGACACGATGAAATCTGAATTTGTTTCTACAGTAAGCCATGAATTGCGAACGCCTTTAGCTAGTGTGTTAGGATTCACCGAGTTAATGCTGCACAAAGAGCTTAAACCAGAAAGACAACAAAAGTATTTATCAACGATTTATCATGAGGCAAAGAGACTAACATTTCTTATAAATGATTTTTTAGATGTACAAAAAATGGAGTCTGGAAGTCAGGTATATGATAAGAAGGTTGAAGATCTAATGCAGATCATTAATACGGTTGTGGATACTCAAAAAGTCAATCTTACGAATCATAAAATAACTGTCGTGAAAAAAACAGATAGAACTTCAGTAATATGTGATAAGGATAAAATATCTCAAGTTTTCATGAACTTAATTAATAATGCCATTAAATATTCTCCAGATGGAGGAGACATTTCAATCACTGTCTATGAGGAAGAAGGCACTATTAAATTAGCCATTAAAGACCAAGGCTTAGGCATTCCAGAGGATGCCATACCAAAATTATTCACAAAGTTTTACCGCGTGGATAATTCGGATCGTCGAAGAATTGGCGGTACTGGCTTAGGGTTGTCGATTGTGAAAGAAATCATAAAGGCACATGATGGAGACATAGCTGTACATTCAGAGCTGAAAAAAGGGAGTACATTTATTGTTACTTTTGCTTTAGCAGAGCAGAAATATGAAAATGTTCTAGAAGCAAGTACCCAATCTCAGTCGGTGAGGGAAGGAAGAAACGTCTTAATTGTTGAGGATGATTCAAGCCTATCAAACCTGCTTGAAACAGAGCTAAAAGACAGTGGTTTTAATGTTACACATGTTCCCTCTGTTAAAAGTGCAATTGAGATTCTTAAAGAGTTTGAACCTGAAGTTGTGGTGTTAGATATCATGCTAGAGGATGAAGATATGGATGGCTGGGAGTTACTCAAGTATATGAAGAATAAAGAAGAGTTTAAAAAAATCCCAATCTTTATTTCTTCTGCACTTGAAGAAAAGAAGCGTGGAATTGAGTTAGGTGCAATTGATTACCTAGTGAAGCCATATCCTCCTAGTAGGCTCTCAAAAATCATTATGCAAACTCTTCTTAATCAAGGTCAGCAAGGACAAATTATGATCCCAGAAGAAGAATAA
- a CDS encoding ATP-binding protein, with translation MLKNGIVELLPEQLHNIGEDKARNDRLISIGQVSAGIAHEVRNPLTSVKGFLQLLQEEKESPYLNIAMDELERALSTLNNLLQVSKPDLEAEPYKYISIGTELDSILSLFQEHMYRVSLVKSISDYQVKIYGQKNSLKKAFFNLLKNAFEAMPSQGELRISQFVKNETIHIMIQDNGTGIPKEKLDLLGTPFFTTKENGTGMGLTQVFTTLHKHGAKVNVTSEEGIGTTFTILFPIKNVKEVKIEKMNQLQTKEDQSFKEFLYDNQETFDRILHDRTKNVFLHLKKSSFQEQSMFEIAKRIISLIDQDAEHELIELAKQQGALWAKNELASMIKLEWFQELRSIYWDFMYHYFQNISISIEEFFTFEKKTNHYVDSYLNNFIVSYTDYNNKILQSQREVIEELSVPIIPLTDKIAILPIVGTMDTYRAKRLQEKALSHIEKERLKKMIIDLSGVAYMDTAVVSHLFKIVEGFALLGCDAVITGIRSEVANTMIELGVTFSNRIETKADLKQTLEELKII, from the coding sequence TTGTTGAAAAATGGTATAGTCGAACTCCTTCCAGAACAGTTACATAATATAGGTGAAGATAAAGCTCGAAATGATCGACTTATCTCAATTGGACAAGTTTCTGCCGGGATTGCTCATGAAGTTCGAAATCCTCTAACATCAGTAAAGGGATTTCTTCAATTACTTCAAGAGGAAAAGGAATCACCTTATCTGAACATTGCAATGGATGAACTCGAAAGAGCTTTAAGTACACTTAATAACCTATTACAAGTTTCTAAACCAGATCTAGAAGCGGAACCATATAAATACATATCAATCGGTACGGAACTTGACTCCATCCTAAGCTTATTTCAAGAGCATATGTACAGGGTATCACTTGTTAAAAGCATCAGTGATTATCAAGTAAAAATATATGGACAAAAGAACTCATTAAAAAAAGCATTCTTTAATTTGTTAAAGAACGCCTTTGAAGCTATGCCCAGTCAAGGAGAGCTACGAATATCACAGTTCGTAAAAAATGAGACCATACATATTATGATTCAAGATAACGGAACAGGGATTCCAAAGGAAAAACTCGATTTACTCGGTACACCTTTTTTTACAACAAAAGAAAATGGTACAGGAATGGGACTAACCCAGGTGTTTACAACATTACACAAGCATGGTGCAAAAGTGAATGTAACAAGCGAAGAAGGAATTGGAACAACATTTACCATCCTTTTTCCTATTAAGAATGTTAAGGAAGTGAAGATTGAAAAAATGAATCAATTACAAACTAAAGAAGATCAAAGTTTTAAGGAATTCTTATATGACAACCAGGAAACTTTTGATAGAATTCTACATGATCGTACAAAGAATGTATTCTTACATTTAAAGAAATCTTCATTTCAAGAGCAATCCATGTTTGAGATTGCAAAAAGAATTATCAGCTTAATCGATCAAGATGCAGAGCATGAATTGATTGAACTAGCCAAACAACAGGGTGCTCTTTGGGCTAAGAACGAATTAGCTTCTATGATTAAGCTTGAATGGTTTCAGGAATTACGAAGTATTTACTGGGACTTCATGTATCATTATTTTCAAAATATCTCAATCAGCATCGAAGAATTTTTTACATTCGAAAAGAAAACCAATCATTATGTGGACTCATATCTTAATAATTTTATAGTTAGCTATACTGATTACAATAATAAAATTCTACAGTCACAGCGTGAGGTAATTGAGGAACTTTCAGTACCAATTATTCCACTTACTGATAAAATAGCTATATTGCCAATCGTGGGTACAATGGATACATATCGTGCAAAAAGACTTCAAGAAAAAGCATTATCACATATTGAAAAAGAACGGTTAAAAAAGATGATCATCGACTTATCTGGTGTTGCATATATGGATACAGCTGTAGTTAGCCATCTCTTTAAAATCGTTGAAGGTTTTGCTCTATTAGGCTGTGATGCTGTTATAACTGGTATTCGATCTGAAGTAGCAAATACAATGATTGAATTAGGAGTTACATTCAGTAATCGTATTGAGACAAAAGCTGATCTCAAGCAAACTCTTGAAGAACTGAAAATCATATAA
- a CDS encoding EAL and GGDEF domain-containing protein, which yields MSRIKQQLKIELEDMNDKDSPNKMAQIINEIILNVVSDLVYLMKVENGNTFRYVYANKSAFKRANITEKSIGLTIQEVIPGDFADHLQRYYEKAVSLSQPLVFQDTIKIEEKEVFSESILTPIHDEAGQCRYVVSVTRDITDKMQEKFILLESQQRYKSLMDHNMDAVFSVNESRVILNANPSTYAITGYTEKELKHLLLTSLVVNEHHKKIEQLFYDTLKGKTKDNITCQMIHKSGNIIDVQLKMIPIVVNVEIKGVYIIMRDITEQLRSNEVMKFITYHDHLTGLPNRSSLKEDIHEVVLQSKEHNHIFGLMYLDLDRFKFLNDSMGHYVGDLLLKEVAQRLSSLIQRYPNITVYRQGGDEFILIIEDTNRCKTEAIAEEVLLLFQNPFLLTSQEFYVTPSVGISIYPYDGKDEETLIKSADTALYRVKERGRGHYQFYSNDMKKDDSQTMLLETCLRRAIEKDELILYYQPQVDLFTGEVYSYEALLRWNCGLLGFVSPIDFIPLAEETGIIIPIGEWVINEVCTQLSKWRNNGHTNISVAINLSARQFQQPNLVEYIKESIQRNGIEPSQLEIEITEGAMLDTKETIKILHKLKETGVQISVDDFGTGYSSLSYLKTFPLNTLKIDQSFVRDVLTDEKDAAITKTIIHMAHSLGFNVVAEGVELEEQAEFLRKVDCEKAQGYLFSKPVPANQIEKGFLK from the coding sequence ATGAGTCGGATTAAACAACAGCTTAAAATTGAGCTAGAAGATATGAACGATAAAGATTCTCCTAATAAAATGGCTCAAATTATTAATGAGATCATCCTTAATGTGGTGAGCGATCTTGTTTATTTGATGAAGGTAGAAAACGGGAACACATTCCGTTATGTTTATGCTAATAAATCTGCGTTCAAAAGGGCTAATATAACTGAAAAAAGTATCGGCCTAACCATTCAAGAGGTGATTCCAGGTGACTTTGCTGATCATCTCCAGAGGTATTATGAAAAAGCAGTTAGCCTTAGTCAGCCTCTTGTGTTCCAAGACACAATCAAGATTGAGGAAAAAGAGGTGTTCAGTGAGTCAATTTTGACTCCTATTCATGATGAAGCCGGGCAATGCCGTTACGTTGTTTCTGTAACCAGAGACATCACAGACAAAATGCAGGAAAAGTTTATTCTGTTGGAAAGCCAACAGCGCTATAAATCCCTAATGGATCACAATATGGATGCGGTGTTTTCGGTGAATGAAAGCAGAGTGATACTAAATGCTAACCCTTCCACGTATGCAATAACGGGTTATACTGAAAAGGAATTAAAGCACTTATTATTAACTTCTCTTGTCGTTAATGAGCATCATAAAAAAATAGAGCAACTTTTCTACGATACTCTAAAGGGTAAAACGAAAGATAATATTACATGTCAAATGATTCATAAGTCAGGTAATATCATTGATGTTCAATTAAAAATGATTCCAATTGTGGTGAATGTAGAAATTAAAGGTGTCTATATTATTATGAGAGATATTACTGAGCAGCTTCGTAGTAATGAAGTTATGAAGTTTATTACTTATCATGACCACTTAACGGGGCTTCCTAATAGGAGTTCATTAAAAGAGGACATTCATGAAGTGGTACTACAATCTAAAGAACATAATCATATTTTTGGTTTAATGTATTTAGACTTAGATCGCTTTAAATTTCTAAATGATAGCATGGGACATTACGTCGGGGATTTATTATTAAAAGAAGTAGCTCAACGTCTTTCCTCGCTTATACAAAGGTATCCAAACATAACGGTGTATCGCCAAGGTGGCGATGAGTTTATCTTGATCATCGAAGATACTAATAGATGTAAAACTGAAGCAATCGCAGAAGAAGTTCTCTTATTGTTTCAAAACCCTTTCCTTCTCACCTCTCAAGAATTTTATGTGACACCTAGTGTTGGAATAAGTATCTATCCTTATGATGGCAAGGATGAAGAGACGTTAATTAAGAGTGCAGATACAGCTTTATACCGAGTAAAGGAAAGAGGTAGAGGTCATTACCAATTTTACTCAAATGATATGAAGAAAGATGATTCTCAAACGATGCTTCTCGAGACTTGCTTACGAAGAGCAATAGAGAAAGACGAACTAATACTATATTACCAACCTCAAGTTGATTTATTTACTGGTGAGGTATATAGCTATGAGGCTCTTTTAAGATGGAACTGTGGTTTGCTAGGTTTTGTTTCACCTATCGATTTTATCCCATTAGCAGAAGAGACCGGTATTATCATTCCAATTGGAGAATGGGTTATTAATGAGGTGTGTACGCAGTTAAGCAAATGGAGAAACAATGGTCATACGAATATCTCTGTAGCTATTAACTTATCAGCAAGACAATTCCAACAACCGAATCTAGTAGAATATATTAAAGAATCTATTCAGAGGAATGGAATTGAACCATCACAGTTAGAAATTGAGATTACTGAAGGTGCTATGCTAGATACAAAAGAAACAATCAAGATCCTTCATAAGCTAAAAGAGACAGGTGTTCAGATTTCAGTAGATGATTTTGGGACAGGATACTCTTCACTAAGCTATTTAAAGACATTCCCATTAAACACCTTGAAAATCGACCAATCTTTCGTACGTGATGTGTTAACTGATGAAAAGGACGCAGCGATTACCAAGACCATTATCCATATGGCTCATAGTTTGGGCTTTAATGTTGTCGCTGAGGGTGTGGAGTTAGAAGAACAAGCTGAGTTTCTAAGAAAAGTTGATTGCGAAAAAGCACAAGGGTACTTATTCAGTAAGCCGGTCCCTGCAAATCAAATTGAAAAGGGTTTTTTGAAATAA
- a CDS encoding FluC/FEX family fluoride channel: MSYLKKNKWISVGVGGFLGAGSRYAIYMGFPDALSLYGTFLCNMLGCLIIGFLFDTLKNKPFHRELWLLFGTGFCGGFTTMSAFASEIVHLGSNNLYLLAACYLLGTWVFGIVLTIIGVKASQFLSQRLERRSEN, translated from the coding sequence TTGAGTTATTTGAAAAAAAACAAATGGATTTCCGTTGGAGTCGGTGGTTTTCTTGGAGCAGGCTCTAGATATGCAATATATATGGGTTTTCCGGATGCTCTTAGTTTGTATGGAACTTTTCTTTGCAATATGTTGGGTTGTTTAATTATTGGCTTCCTGTTTGATACATTAAAGAACAAACCTTTTCACAGGGAGTTGTGGCTATTATTCGGGACTGGATTTTGTGGTGGATTTACGACGATGTCTGCTTTTGCAAGTGAGATCGTTCATTTGGGATCTAACAACCTGTACTTACTTGCAGCATGTTACCTATTAGGTACATGGGTGTTTGGAATCGTCCTTACAATAATAGGTGTTAAGGCTAGCCAATTCCTTTCACAAAGGCTGGAAAGGAGGAGTGAAAATTGA
- a CDS encoding response regulator transcription factor, with the protein MAKKVLLAEDEEVLRMLVVDTLEDEGYLIDEASDGEEALQLILENNYDLIILDYMMPVYTGLEIIEKVRQLPDKKHVKMMMLSAKSQKTDQETVLEAGANYFMSKPFSPLELVNKIEEILSEN; encoded by the coding sequence ATGGCAAAAAAGGTACTTCTAGCAGAAGACGAAGAAGTGTTAAGAATGTTAGTGGTTGACACGCTCGAGGATGAAGGCTATCTAATAGATGAAGCATCTGATGGGGAAGAGGCTTTACAACTCATACTCGAAAATAATTATGACCTAATCATATTAGATTATATGATGCCGGTATATACGGGACTAGAAATTATAGAAAAGGTTCGTCAGCTTCCAGATAAAAAGCATGTGAAAATGATGATGCTCTCTGCAAAGAGTCAAAAGACTGACCAAGAAACGGTATTAGAAGCTGGGGCCAATTACTTTATGTCAAAACCATTTAGCCCATTGGAACTAGTAAACAAAATCGAGGAGATACTCAGTGAAAATTAA
- a CDS encoding metallophosphoesterase, translated as MSEQYTRRGFLKRAFGYSIGTLFTISFGYTYARYIEPEQLEINRFNISSTLVPKGFNGIKILQFSDTHIGHYYNEEQFKELITTINQQEADMVFFTGDLIDAPDLYENPSQLIPLLSAINAPLGKFSIYGNHDHGGYGTESYKQIMEQSGFELLVNSSTSISINNESITIAGLDDYMLGRPDFEQTLRPIPEGEYTILLAHEPDVAKISHSYPVHLQLSGHSHGGQIKLPLYGAIVTPPYANDYVEGFYEIGSVPLTLYVNRGLGTTRIPLRFLSKPEISIFTLKSGEPT; from the coding sequence ATGAGTGAGCAATACACACGGAGAGGATTTCTAAAACGGGCATTTGGCTACTCGATCGGTACCCTTTTTACAATTTCATTTGGATATACATACGCGAGATATATAGAGCCTGAACAATTAGAAATAAATCGTTTCAATATTAGTTCTACATTGGTCCCTAAAGGTTTTAATGGTATTAAAATATTACAATTTAGTGATACTCACATTGGACACTATTACAATGAAGAACAATTTAAGGAACTTATCACAACAATCAACCAACAGGAAGCCGATATGGTTTTTTTCACAGGTGATTTGATTGATGCACCTGATTTATATGAAAATCCCTCCCAGTTGATTCCTTTGTTGTCTGCCATAAATGCACCATTAGGAAAGTTTTCGATATATGGAAATCATGATCATGGTGGATATGGAACTGAATCATATAAACAGATCATGGAGCAGTCTGGTTTCGAATTACTAGTTAATTCTTCGACTTCCATTTCTATTAATAACGAATCTATTACCATTGCTGGTCTAGATGATTATATGCTAGGTCGTCCAGATTTTGAGCAAACGCTAAGACCCATTCCCGAGGGTGAGTATACCATTTTGCTTGCTCATGAACCTGATGTTGCGAAAATCAGTCACTCTTACCCCGTACACCTTCAGTTATCTGGTCATAGTCATGGGGGTCAAATCAAGCTTCCACTTTACGGCGCCATTGTTACTCCTCCCTATGCTAATGATTATGTAGAAGGATTTTATGAAATTGGGAGCGTTCCACTAACCTTATATGTTAATAGAGGCCTTGGGACAACTCGAATCCCCCTTCGATTTTTATCAAAACCTGAAATTAGTATTTTTACGCTTAAAAGCGGCGAACCAACATAA
- a CDS encoding glycosyltransferase family 2 protein, with protein sequence MVLVILFYTGMLVISFAQLRRQYQLDDREPYQDILQVSYTKPVSILVPAYNESAGIYGSVRSLLSIEYPEYEVIVINDGSKDDTLEKLINRFQMVEINKVVQLKINAQPIKAVYQSKIYGNLFVIDKENGGKADALNAGINASNYPYFCSLDGDSILERDAFLKVMKPIIDSDGDVIGSGGSIRIANGCKIENGEMVKIGLSTKPIVIMQVIEYLRAFLMGRVGMSRHNLLLIVSGAFGVFSKKWVVEAGGYNHNTVGEDMELVVRLHRLIKERKEKKRIVYVADPVCWTEAPESTKFLRRQRSRWHRGLFESLWIHKKLFFNPKYGSIGFISMPYFLFVEFLGPVIELFGFIIMIFSLFLGGIYIEFAILLFLISFLYGSLYSMMAVLLEEWSLRKFPKVTDIIRLFFYSFTESLWYRPLTVLWRCEGIWQTIRRKNGWGEMIRKGVSNES encoded by the coding sequence ATGGTGTTAGTCATTCTATTTTACACGGGGATGCTGGTCATTTCCTTTGCTCAGCTTAGACGACAATATCAACTTGATGATCGTGAGCCTTACCAAGATATTCTTCAGGTAAGTTACACAAAGCCTGTATCCATTTTAGTTCCTGCATATAATGAATCTGCTGGAATATATGGTAGTGTTCGCTCTCTTCTGAGTATTGAGTACCCTGAATATGAGGTTATTGTAATTAATGACGGATCTAAAGATGATACATTAGAAAAACTGATTAACAGATTTCAAATGGTTGAAATAAATAAGGTAGTGCAGCTTAAAATTAATGCACAACCAATAAAGGCAGTTTATCAATCAAAGATCTATGGAAACCTTTTTGTCATTGATAAAGAGAATGGTGGTAAAGCGGATGCACTAAACGCGGGGATTAACGCATCTAATTATCCTTATTTTTGTTCACTAGACGGAGACTCCATTCTTGAACGAGATGCCTTTTTAAAGGTAATGAAACCTATCATTGATTCGGATGGAGATGTAATCGGATCAGGTGGAAGTATAAGAATTGCAAACGGATGTAAGATTGAAAACGGAGAAATGGTAAAAATAGGATTATCAACAAAGCCGATAGTCATCATGCAGGTAATAGAGTACTTACGGGCATTCCTAATGGGTAGGGTGGGAATGAGTCGGCATAATTTATTATTAATTGTTTCAGGAGCATTCGGGGTTTTCTCAAAGAAATGGGTTGTAGAGGCAGGTGGCTATAACCATAACACGGTTGGGGAAGATATGGAGCTAGTGGTAAGGCTTCATAGGCTTATAAAAGAGCGTAAAGAGAAAAAAAGAATTGTTTATGTAGCTGATCCAGTTTGTTGGACGGAAGCACCGGAATCCACTAAATTTCTAAGAAGACAACGATCACGTTGGCATCGTGGCCTTTTTGAGAGTCTTTGGATTCATAAAAAGTTATTCTTCAATCCTAAGTACGGTAGCATTGGCTTTATTTCCATGCCTTATTTTCTTTTTGTTGAATTCCTAGGTCCAGTTATCGAGTTATTTGGATTTATAATAATGATTTTCTCTTTGTTCTTGGGTGGTATTTATATAGAGTTTGCAATCCTTTTATTTCTGATCTCCTTTTTATATGGATCTTTATATTCCATGATGGCTGTTCTTTTGGAAGAATGGAGTTTACGTAAATTTCCTAAAGTTACAGATATTATTAGACTGTTCTTCTATTCCTTCACAGAGTCCCTTTGGTATCGACCATTAACCGTACTTTGGAGATGTGAGGGTATATGGCAAACTATTCGTCGGAAAAATGGTTGGGGCGAAATGATTAGAAAAGGTGTTTCAAATGAATCATAA
- a CDS encoding fluoride efflux transporter FluC produces MTFFYVCLGGLIGALARYGLTTFLNKKFVTYGPYKSTLLINVVGSLILGVLLGVLEGNSEEVKLGVSVGVIGAFTTYSTFSLDCVKLLIEKQWRIFFLYSLSTFLLCVFFFYLGLIMF; encoded by the coding sequence TTGACCTTCTTCTATGTTTGCCTTGGAGGATTAATAGGTGCCTTAGCGCGCTACGGTTTAACAACATTTTTAAATAAAAAGTTTGTGACTTACGGCCCCTACAAGTCTACACTGCTGATTAATGTTGTTGGTTCATTAATACTCGGAGTGTTATTAGGGGTGTTAGAGGGTAATTCTGAGGAAGTTAAGTTAGGGGTTTCGGTCGGTGTGATTGGTGCATTTACGACTTACTCTACTTTTTCGTTAGATTGTGTAAAGCTATTAATAGAAAAACAATGGAGGATCTTCTTCCTATATTCTTTATCTACATTCTTATTGTGTGTTTTCTTTTTTTATTTGGGTTTGATCATGTTTTAG
- a CDS encoding YkyB family protein, producing the protein MENKNKTEPLSTLNITHAIFSVNRHAKTATDPKYLYLLKRKALEKLVQEGKAKKVGLHFSRNPKNSRQQSDVLVSAGDYFFHMPPSKEDFENLPHLGSLNQTYRNPKANMALSHAKEILQNYVGMFPTAQKPQKKVATNTKYQKPVFKRLGESYR; encoded by the coding sequence ATGGAGAATAAAAATAAAACTGAACCACTATCAACACTAAACATTACTCATGCTATCTTTTCGGTTAATAGACATGCTAAAACAGCAACAGACCCTAAATATTTATACTTATTAAAGCGAAAAGCATTAGAAAAATTAGTACAAGAAGGAAAGGCAAAAAAGGTTGGACTTCATTTCTCAAGAAATCCTAAAAATAGTCGGCAACAATCCGATGTCCTTGTATCTGCAGGCGATTACTTTTTTCATATGCCTCCTTCAAAAGAAGACTTCGAAAATCTTCCACACTTAGGTTCCTTAAATCAGACCTACCGAAACCCGAAAGCTAATATGGCATTGTCCCACGCGAAAGAAATCTTACAAAATTATGTTGGTATGTTTCCTACAGCACAAAAACCTCAGAAAAAGGTAGCTACTAATACGAAATATCAAAAGCCAGTCTTTAAGCGCCTTGGAGAAAGCTATAGATAA
- a CDS encoding penicillin-binding protein — MYPTYRAPQTHDQRFPFLPFLAGLAVSPLLYGPRPFYGPFYGPRPFYGPFYGAPYGYPYGFPYGGYYR, encoded by the coding sequence ATGTACCCAACATATAGAGCACCTCAGACACATGACCAGCGATTTCCGTTTCTACCCTTTTTAGCCGGCTTAGCTGTAAGTCCATTATTATATGGTCCTAGACCTTTTTATGGGCCATTTTATGGACCAAGACCTTTTTACGGACCATTTTATGGTGCTCCATATGGATATCCTTATGGCTTTCCATATGGCGGCTATTATCGCTAG